A part of Gadus morhua chromosome 17, gadMor3.0, whole genome shotgun sequence genomic DNA contains:
- the lrrfip1a gene encoding uncharacterized protein lrrfip1a isoform X31: MGTQGAGRKRNPNKERSTAEDDALNLIAREAEARLAAKRAARAEAREIRMKELERQQKEVEDRDYIEKGSRAASALTAGTLTALGGTSSRRGSGETAITVDNETSIREIKEIHELKDQIQDVESKYMQNLKEVKDALVEVGEKYRKAMVSNAQLDNEKSNLLYQVDTLKDSLTELEELLAEARREYEEKNKDHEREKHAHSILQFQFNEVKETLKQSEELLNDIRQLRLKQDGFIREISDLQETVEWKDKKIGALERQKTYTDAIRVERDELRDEVVQLKDILKKHGIVLGPDLNINGGIVEPGTDGSSEPGSPLGPDHMASPTEGNSSMLGSALESELRTKQEEEVDSEEPQDRQKLEEAGDRCLTSAEAPSLASDSSTETSRDPDSTCWPKVEDRPGESAPCPELDLESASVIRNIQTSATEMKGVITEQEEMVEEGALSHRLDLITNIVNKEDCSAELNGVISAQGAELAVSGADTVEEALLQTSTEGMENNQMITDLSETIVAEVMRAILETPSKDLHEDQATTLDNIQSQRSNEGQSPQKDGNEVNHIKESVGPISTPPDESPTIGPIAMSDESCPVGPITASPDESSTIGPISTPPDESSTVGPIVMSPDESCPVGPIDMSPDESCPVGPIDMSPDESCPIGPIAMSQPEPGNIEDIENEELENEELSNKLQTKGAGGKKKKKKRKGKKKKAGLQEEEKKQSEEDVNEGTTPENEKENNKKKLSRKDDGSEIPSSSPLQVLKGSQMDPPQENQDTDGVLEPGIVVAQVSSSVSNAESNLDVSDPDTVHPPCLASPSQESVLPAKAVASQFEPEVAATAATDETGPVNEFISHHTTPNPIESFEAPDMNNYGKKTESTRFNVAIDSLHAANESPREDEVEQSNTSSLPVCLESTSSPQEPLETTLSTDQVTLGNDGGDVHVKCETPLGDTFQIEDSGEQKAGVEEEQTSPSCRLLGAVAHCDEPEIDELENMLKVEGTLVHTDNSEGISDSVLAEETFTEITNDISSLPKEGTVLNSSVFEDNVEGTNLAVVISSEAERLIEITDGVAKRISSPDQKQHDLGLDISVELEQDSDQGHVPKLDTPSFPMEGQENEVSQIEELKNQSEELAEVHSVQDEKHNDRASAITEEPEPEPDQSHVQELETPSNPVEDQENKELETESHQVIRLDSDYLNDEDENDEGHSFDFDEMDLEASLSVTLTPTNKTPEKVTRLMPQDANSDVSELGQCEAFQMSVQKGSELRPEGESLETPKQTETAEGIAGGPLGHKDSTSSQEPQTTTGEQNESQTAEVVIDQLLRSVAEDVGGVQEQSHTLVEEGVEQLGGSGDVEFEMGREALGSSIAGGQEVVKDVLLGVGSAEGQVSRQTDPFPPKIESKNSQKAKGKGKGKAKEDCKMS; the protein is encoded by the exons GCTGAGGCCCGGCTAGCAGCTAAGAGAGCAGCCAGGGCCGAGGCCAGAGAGATCCGCATGAAGGAGCTGGAGCGACAACAGAAGGAG GTGGAGGACAGAGATTATATCGAGAAG GGGTCCCGGGCAGCCTCTGCCTTAACCGCTGGGACCCTCACCGCGTTGGGGGGCACCTCCTCCCGGAGAGGAAGTGGCGAGACGGCAATCACCGTAGATAACGAGACGTCCATACGAGAGATCAAG GAGATCCATGAGCTGAAGGATCAGATTCAAGATGTGGAATCAAAGTACATGCAGAACCTCAAGGAAGTTAAG GACGCCttggtggaggtgggtgagaAGTACCGCAAGGCCATGGTGTCCAACGCCCAGCTGGACAATGAGAAGAGCAACCTGCTGTACCAGGTGGACACGCTGAAGGACTCGCTCACCGAGCTTGAGGAGCTGCTGGCCGAGGCGCGCCGCGAGTACGAGGAGAAGAACAAG GACCACGAGCGGGAGAAGCACGCACACAGCATCCTGCAGTTCCAGTTCAACGAGGTGAAGGAGACCCTGAAGCAGAGCGAGGAGCTGCTCAAC GATATCCGCCAGCTGCGCTTGAAGCAGGATGGTTTTATCCGAGAAATATCGGACCTCCAGGAAACTGTTGAGTGGAAGGATAAAAAGATTGGG GCCTTAGAGCGACAGAAAACATATACGGACGCGATCCGAGTGGAACGTGATGAGTTGAGAGATGAGGTGGTTCAGCTGAAAGACATTCTCAAG AAACATGGCATCGTTCTGGGACCGGATCTGAACATCAACGGGGGTATTGTTGAGCCAGGAACCGATGGATCATCGGAACCCGGGTCCCCCCTGGGTCCAGACCACATGGCCTCCCCCACAGAGGGCAACAGCAGCATGCTAG GCAGCGCACTGGAGTCTGAGTTGAGGACTAAacaagaggaagaggtggattCAGAAGAACCGCAAGATCGACAAAAACTTGAGGAAGCAGGAGACCGCTGTTTGACCTCTGCTGAAGCCCCTAGTCTTGCTAGTGATTCCTCCACAGAGACTTCTAGAGACCCCGACTCCACGTGCTGGCCCAAAGTGGAGGACCGTCCAGGAGAAAGTGCCCCTTGCCCAGAGTTAGATTTAGAAAGTGCCAGTGTAATCAGAAATATACAAACTAGTGCTACAGAGATGAAGGGGGTCATAACAGAACAGGAGGAGATGGTTGAAGAAGGTGCATTGAGCCATCGTTTAGATTTAATCACAAACATCGTTAATAAAGAGGATTGCAGCGCAGAGTTGAATGGGGTCATATCAGCGCAGGGTGCTGAGCTGGCTGTGAGTGGGGCAGACACAGTGGAAGAGGCTTTGCTCCAGACAAGTACAGAAGGCATGGAAAACAACCAAATGATAACCGATCTTTCTGAAACCATTGTGGCTGAGGTCATGAGGGCCATTTTAGAGACTCCCAGTAAGGATTTGCATGAAGACCAAGCAACTACCCTGGATAATATCCAATCACAAAGGAGCAATGAGGGCCAATCGCCACAGAAAGATGGAAATGAAGTGAACCACATCAAAGAGTCCGTCGGACCAATCAGCACGCCCCCTGATGAGTCACCCACCATCGGACCAATCGCCATGTCTGATGAGTCATGCCCAGTCGGACCAATCACCGCGTCCCCTGATGAGTCATCCACAATAGGACCAATCAGCACGCCCCCTGATGAGTCATCCACCGTCGGACCAATTGTCATGTCTCCTGATGAGTCATGCCCGGTCGGACCAATCGACATGTCTCCTGATGAGTCATGCCCGGTCGGACCAATCGACATGTCTCCTGATGAGTCATGCCCGATCGGACCAATCGCCATGTCTCAACCTGAGCCTGGGAACATTGAGGACATTGAGAATGAGGAATTAGAGAATGAGGAACTGTCCAACAAACTGCAGACCAAGGGAGCCGGAggcaagaagaagaaaaaaaagaggaaaggcAAAAAGAAGAAAGCAGgacttcaggaggaggagaagaagcaaAGTGAGGAGGATGTAAATGAAGGAACCACACcagagaatgagaaagaaaacaacaaaaaaaagttgaGTAGAAAAGATGATGGATCTGAGATTCCCAGTTCCAGCCCCCTCCAAGTCCTTAAAGGATCTCAAATGGATCCACCACAGGAGAACCAAGATACAGATGGTGTTTTGGAACCTGGGATTGTGGTAGCTCAGGTGAGCAGCTCTGTTTCCAACGCAGAGTCCAATCTGGACGTGTCCGATCCTGACACTGTTCACCCACCCTGTTTAGCTAGTCCTAGTCAGGAGAGTGTGCTCCCAGCAAAGGCAGTTGCCTCACAATTCGAGCCAGAGGTTGCTGCTACTGCAGCAACAGATGAAACTGGTCCCGTAAATGAGTTTATCTCACATCATACAACTCCCAACCCTATAGAGAGCTTTGAGGCCCCAGATATGAACAACTATGGTAAGAAAACTGAATCAACCAGGTTTAATGTAGCCATTGATTCATTACATGCAGCAAATGAATCCCCACGTGAGGATGAGGTGGAACAGTCCAACACCAGCTCCCTTCCAGTGTGTCTGGAGAGCACATCCAGCCCTCAGGAGCCATTGGAGACAACTCTATCCACAGATCAGGTCACTTTAGGTAACGATGGGGGGGATGTGCATGTCAAGTGTGAGACACCTCTCGGAGATACTTTTCAGATAGAGGACTCAGGAGAGCAGAAGGCAGGGGTGGAAGAGGAACAAACCTCCCCTTCTTGTCGTCTACTCGGGGCTGTGGCTCATTGTGATGAGCCAGAAATTGATGAGTTGGAAAACATGCTTAAAGTAGAGGGAACTTTAGTCCATACTGACAACTCTGAAGGAATATCCGACAGTGTGTTAGCAGAGGAAACCTTCACTGAGATTACCAATGATATATCTAGTCTTCCGAAAGAAGGAACCGTTTTGAATTCATCAGTGTTTGAGGATAATGTAGAAGGGACAAATCTTGCCGTCGTCATTTCTAGTGAGGCAGAAAGATTAATTGAGATCACAGATGGAGTTGCAAAGAGGATTTCCTCTCCTGATCAGAAACAACATGATTTAGGATTGGACATCTCAGTGGAGCTAGAACAAGATTCTGACCAGGGCCATGTTCCGAAATTAGATACGccttcatttcctatggaaggCCAGGAGAATGAAGTGAGTCAAATCGAGGAACTGAAGAACCAGTCAGAGGAATTAGCTGAGGTTCATTCAGTTCAGGATGAGAAACACAATGATAGAGCATCAGCAATCACAGAGGAGCCAGAACCTGAACCTGACCAGAGCCATGTTCAGGAGCTTGAGACGCCTTCAAATCCGGTTGAAGACCAGGAGAATAAAGAGCTGGAAACAGAATCACACCAAGTAATTCGACTGGACAGTGATTATCTTAATGATGAGGATGAAAATGATGAAGGACATTCATTTGACTTTGACGAAATGGATTTAGAGGCTTCGTTATCCGTTACTTTGACACCAACAAACAAGACACCTGAGAAAGTGACAAGGCTTATGCCACAAGATGCAAACAGTGATGTCTCTGAGCTTGGCCAATGCGAGGCCTTCCAGATGAGCGTCCAGAAGGGGTCGGAGCTGCGTCCTGAAGGGGAATCCCTGGAGACCCCCAAACAGACAGAGACGGCTGAAGGCATTGCAGGGGGTCCATTAGGTCACAAAGATTCCACTTCATCTCAAGAACCTCAAACCACAACAGGAGAACAAAATGAGTCCCAAACAGCAGAGGTGGTAATTGACCAGCTGCTGCGAAGCGTAGCGGAGGATGTGGGAGGAGTGCAGGAGCAGAGCCACACTTTagtggaggagggagtggagcaGCTTGGTGGTTCAGGAGACGTAGAGTTTGAGATGGGAAGAGAGGCTTTGGGTTCATCCATAGCTGGAGGACAGGAAGTCGTCAAAGATGTGCTGCTGGGCGTTGGGAGTGCAGAGGGTCAGGTTAGCAGGCAAACAGACCCATTTCCCCCCAAGATAGAGTCTAAAAACAGCCAGAAAGCAAAGGGAAAGGGCAAGGGGAAGGCCAAAGAGGACTGTAAGATGTCTTAG
- the lrrfip1a gene encoding uncharacterized protein lrrfip1a isoform X14 yields MGTQGAGRKRNPNKERSTAEDDALNLIAREAEARLAAKRAARAEAREIRMKELERQQKELSDEDERMSVGSLSSVRDNGCDDGYSVVSSRSSKLSDESRTSRSSRLDLTSSRLSEDSRLSRGSRLDLQTAPYASSSLSRQPASLYNGYQSSLYEDGLGSASRRVIGSSSRPSDYSSYRGSNSRASSRASSARASPVDNHSSVAGFLRSASSSVLSKDLDDVTIPDFSDVEDRDYIEKGSRAASALTAGTLTALGGTSSRRGSGETAITVDNETSIREIKEIHELKDQIQDVESKYMQNLKEVKDALVEVGEKYRKAMVSNAQLDNEKSNLLYQVDTLKDSLTELEELLAEARREYEEKNKDHEREKHAHSILQFQFNEVKETLKQSEELLNDIRQLRLKQDGFIREISDLQETVEWKDKKIGALERQKTYTDAIRVERDELRDEVVQLKDILKKHGIVLGPDLNINGGIVEPGTDGSSEPGSPLGPDHMASPTEGNSSMLGSALESELRTKQEEEVDSEEPQDRQKLEEAGDRCLTSAEAPSLASDSSTETSRDPDSTCWPKVEDRPGESAPCPELDLESASVIRNIQTSATEMKGVITEQEEMVEEGALSHRLDLITNIVNKEDCSAELNGVISAQGAELAVSGADTVEEALLQTSTEGMENNQMITDLSETIVAEVMRAILETPSKDLHEDQATTLDNIQSQRSNEGQSPQKDGNEVNHIKESVGPISTPPDESPTIGPIAMSDESCPVGPITASPDESSTIGPISTPPDESSTVGPIVMSPDESCPVGPIDMSPDESCPVGPIDMSPDESCPIGPIAMSQPEPGNIEDIENEELENEELSNKLQTKGAGGKKKKKKRKGKKKKAGLQEEEKKQSEEDVNEGTTPENEKENNKKKLSRKDDGSEIPSSSPLQVLKGSQMDPPQENQDTDGVLEPGIVVAQVSSSVSNAESNLDVSDPDTVHPPCLASPSQESVLPAKAVASQFEPEVAATAATDETGPVNEFISHHTTPNPIESFEAPDMNNYGKKTESTRFNVAIDSLHAANESPREDEVEQSNTSSLPVCLESTSSPQEPLETTLSTDQVTLGNDGGDVHVKCETPLGDTFQIEDSGEQKAGVEEEQTSPSCRLLGAVAHCDEPEIDELENMLKVEGTLVHTDNSEGISDSVLAEETFTEITNDISSLPKEGTVLNSSVFEDNVEGTNLAVVISSEAERLIEITDGVAKRISSPDQKQHDLGLDISVELEQDSDQGHVPKLDTPSFPMEGQENEVSQIEELKNQSEELAEVHSVQDEKHNDRASAITEEPEPEPDQSHVQELETPSNPVEDQENKELETESHQVIRLDSDYLNDEDENDEGHSFDFDEMDLEASLSVTLTPTNKTPEKVTRLMPQDANSDVSELGQCEAFQMSVQKGSELRPEGESLETPKQTETAEGIAGGPLGHKDSTSSQEPQTTTGEQNESQTAEVVIDQLLRSVAEDVGGVQEQSHTLVEEGVEQLGGSGDVEFEMGREALGSSIAGGQEVVKDVLLGVGSAEGQVSRQTDPFPPKIESKNSQKAKGKGKGKAKEDCKMS; encoded by the exons GCTGAGGCCCGGCTAGCAGCTAAGAGAGCAGCCAGGGCCGAGGCCAGAGAGATCCGCATGAAGGAGCTGGAGCGACAACAGAAGGAG cttTCAGATGAAGATGAACGGATGTCCGTGGGGAGCCTGAGCAGCGTCAGG GACAACGGCTGTGATGACGGTTACAGTGTGGTATCCAGCCGG AGCTCCAAGCTCAGCGACGAGAGCAGAACCTCTCGCTCTTCCAGGCTTGACCTTACG AGCTCCCGATTGAGTGAGGACAGCCGGCTCTCACGGGGGTCCCGACTAGACCTGCAGACG GCCCCCtatgcctcctcctctctctccagacaGCCAGCCTCTCTGTACAATGGCTACCAG agctcGCTGTATGAGGACGGCCTGGGCAGTGCTTCCCGGCGGGTCATTGGCTCCAGCTCTCGA ccatCAGACTACAGCAGCTACCGGGGGTCCAACTCCAGAGCCTCGTCCCGGGCCAGCTCGGCCCGCGCCAGCCCAGTG GACAACCACAGCTCTGTGGCCGGCTTCTTGCGGAGCGCGAGCAGCAGCGTTCTCTCAAAGGACCTGGATGACGTCACTATCCCTGATTTCTCAGAT GTGGAGGACAGAGATTATATCGAGAAG GGGTCCCGGGCAGCCTCTGCCTTAACCGCTGGGACCCTCACCGCGTTGGGGGGCACCTCCTCCCGGAGAGGAAGTGGCGAGACGGCAATCACCGTAGATAACGAGACGTCCATACGAGAGATCAAG GAGATCCATGAGCTGAAGGATCAGATTCAAGATGTGGAATCAAAGTACATGCAGAACCTCAAGGAAGTTAAG GACGCCttggtggaggtgggtgagaAGTACCGCAAGGCCATGGTGTCCAACGCCCAGCTGGACAATGAGAAGAGCAACCTGCTGTACCAGGTGGACACGCTGAAGGACTCGCTCACCGAGCTTGAGGAGCTGCTGGCCGAGGCGCGCCGCGAGTACGAGGAGAAGAACAAG GACCACGAGCGGGAGAAGCACGCACACAGCATCCTGCAGTTCCAGTTCAACGAGGTGAAGGAGACCCTGAAGCAGAGCGAGGAGCTGCTCAAC GATATCCGCCAGCTGCGCTTGAAGCAGGATGGTTTTATCCGAGAAATATCGGACCTCCAGGAAACTGTTGAGTGGAAGGATAAAAAGATTGGG GCCTTAGAGCGACAGAAAACATATACGGACGCGATCCGAGTGGAACGTGATGAGTTGAGAGATGAGGTGGTTCAGCTGAAAGACATTCTCAAG AAACATGGCATCGTTCTGGGACCGGATCTGAACATCAACGGGGGTATTGTTGAGCCAGGAACCGATGGATCATCGGAACCCGGGTCCCCCCTGGGTCCAGACCACATGGCCTCCCCCACAGAGGGCAACAGCAGCATGCTAG GCAGCGCACTGGAGTCTGAGTTGAGGACTAAacaagaggaagaggtggattCAGAAGAACCGCAAGATCGACAAAAACTTGAGGAAGCAGGAGACCGCTGTTTGACCTCTGCTGAAGCCCCTAGTCTTGCTAGTGATTCCTCCACAGAGACTTCTAGAGACCCCGACTCCACGTGCTGGCCCAAAGTGGAGGACCGTCCAGGAGAAAGTGCCCCTTGCCCAGAGTTAGATTTAGAAAGTGCCAGTGTAATCAGAAATATACAAACTAGTGCTACAGAGATGAAGGGGGTCATAACAGAACAGGAGGAGATGGTTGAAGAAGGTGCATTGAGCCATCGTTTAGATTTAATCACAAACATCGTTAATAAAGAGGATTGCAGCGCAGAGTTGAATGGGGTCATATCAGCGCAGGGTGCTGAGCTGGCTGTGAGTGGGGCAGACACAGTGGAAGAGGCTTTGCTCCAGACAAGTACAGAAGGCATGGAAAACAACCAAATGATAACCGATCTTTCTGAAACCATTGTGGCTGAGGTCATGAGGGCCATTTTAGAGACTCCCAGTAAGGATTTGCATGAAGACCAAGCAACTACCCTGGATAATATCCAATCACAAAGGAGCAATGAGGGCCAATCGCCACAGAAAGATGGAAATGAAGTGAACCACATCAAAGAGTCCGTCGGACCAATCAGCACGCCCCCTGATGAGTCACCCACCATCGGACCAATCGCCATGTCTGATGAGTCATGCCCAGTCGGACCAATCACCGCGTCCCCTGATGAGTCATCCACAATAGGACCAATCAGCACGCCCCCTGATGAGTCATCCACCGTCGGACCAATTGTCATGTCTCCTGATGAGTCATGCCCGGTCGGACCAATCGACATGTCTCCTGATGAGTCATGCCCGGTCGGACCAATCGACATGTCTCCTGATGAGTCATGCCCGATCGGACCAATCGCCATGTCTCAACCTGAGCCTGGGAACATTGAGGACATTGAGAATGAGGAATTAGAGAATGAGGAACTGTCCAACAAACTGCAGACCAAGGGAGCCGGAggcaagaagaagaaaaaaaagaggaaaggcAAAAAGAAGAAAGCAGgacttcaggaggaggagaagaagcaaAGTGAGGAGGATGTAAATGAAGGAACCACACcagagaatgagaaagaaaacaacaaaaaaaagttgaGTAGAAAAGATGATGGATCTGAGATTCCCAGTTCCAGCCCCCTCCAAGTCCTTAAAGGATCTCAAATGGATCCACCACAGGAGAACCAAGATACAGATGGTGTTTTGGAACCTGGGATTGTGGTAGCTCAGGTGAGCAGCTCTGTTTCCAACGCAGAGTCCAATCTGGACGTGTCCGATCCTGACACTGTTCACCCACCCTGTTTAGCTAGTCCTAGTCAGGAGAGTGTGCTCCCAGCAAAGGCAGTTGCCTCACAATTCGAGCCAGAGGTTGCTGCTACTGCAGCAACAGATGAAACTGGTCCCGTAAATGAGTTTATCTCACATCATACAACTCCCAACCCTATAGAGAGCTTTGAGGCCCCAGATATGAACAACTATGGTAAGAAAACTGAATCAACCAGGTTTAATGTAGCCATTGATTCATTACATGCAGCAAATGAATCCCCACGTGAGGATGAGGTGGAACAGTCCAACACCAGCTCCCTTCCAGTGTGTCTGGAGAGCACATCCAGCCCTCAGGAGCCATTGGAGACAACTCTATCCACAGATCAGGTCACTTTAGGTAACGATGGGGGGGATGTGCATGTCAAGTGTGAGACACCTCTCGGAGATACTTTTCAGATAGAGGACTCAGGAGAGCAGAAGGCAGGGGTGGAAGAGGAACAAACCTCCCCTTCTTGTCGTCTACTCGGGGCTGTGGCTCATTGTGATGAGCCAGAAATTGATGAGTTGGAAAACATGCTTAAAGTAGAGGGAACTTTAGTCCATACTGACAACTCTGAAGGAATATCCGACAGTGTGTTAGCAGAGGAAACCTTCACTGAGATTACCAATGATATATCTAGTCTTCCGAAAGAAGGAACCGTTTTGAATTCATCAGTGTTTGAGGATAATGTAGAAGGGACAAATCTTGCCGTCGTCATTTCTAGTGAGGCAGAAAGATTAATTGAGATCACAGATGGAGTTGCAAAGAGGATTTCCTCTCCTGATCAGAAACAACATGATTTAGGATTGGACATCTCAGTGGAGCTAGAACAAGATTCTGACCAGGGCCATGTTCCGAAATTAGATACGccttcatttcctatggaaggCCAGGAGAATGAAGTGAGTCAAATCGAGGAACTGAAGAACCAGTCAGAGGAATTAGCTGAGGTTCATTCAGTTCAGGATGAGAAACACAATGATAGAGCATCAGCAATCACAGAGGAGCCAGAACCTGAACCTGACCAGAGCCATGTTCAGGAGCTTGAGACGCCTTCAAATCCGGTTGAAGACCAGGAGAATAAAGAGCTGGAAACAGAATCACACCAAGTAATTCGACTGGACAGTGATTATCTTAATGATGAGGATGAAAATGATGAAGGACATTCATTTGACTTTGACGAAATGGATTTAGAGGCTTCGTTATCCGTTACTTTGACACCAACAAACAAGACACCTGAGAAAGTGACAAGGCTTATGCCACAAGATGCAAACAGTGATGTCTCTGAGCTTGGCCAATGCGAGGCCTTCCAGATGAGCGTCCAGAAGGGGTCGGAGCTGCGTCCTGAAGGGGAATCCCTGGAGACCCCCAAACAGACAGAGACGGCTGAAGGCATTGCAGGGGGTCCATTAGGTCACAAAGATTCCACTTCATCTCAAGAACCTCAAACCACAACAGGAGAACAAAATGAGTCCCAAACAGCAGAGGTGGTAATTGACCAGCTGCTGCGAAGCGTAGCGGAGGATGTGGGAGGAGTGCAGGAGCAGAGCCACACTTTagtggaggagggagtggagcaGCTTGGTGGTTCAGGAGACGTAGAGTTTGAGATGGGAAGAGAGGCTTTGGGTTCATCCATAGCTGGAGGACAGGAAGTCGTCAAAGATGTGCTGCTGGGCGTTGGGAGTGCAGAGGGTCAGGTTAGCAGGCAAACAGACCCATTTCCCCCCAAGATAGAGTCTAAAAACAGCCAGAAAGCAAAGGGAAAGGGCAAGGGGAAGGCCAAAGAGGACTGTAAGATGTCTTAG